From Natronincola ferrireducens, the proteins below share one genomic window:
- a CDS encoding methyl-accepting chemotaxis protein, with protein MTLNLSKRITLLIMVLIAVVSLGLGITAIKLSSDAVRTEVENALLLLAEEADDYIEARIQGSLDVLETIANYNAMRSMDWEEQKETLALELERLHHRGYLGMGIVFPNGTAKYSDDSEAELGDREYVRKAFRGESNVSDVIISRVTNSAVLMYAVPIYSFEGEIEGVLIARLPASSINDVTDRMGFGENGYAYVLGADGTIYAHPNRENVMNQRNIFEDIESDGVFKNVGLAIRDLELGKSSVIHYEASGSPRYMGISTIDSTGWVVGIGAHEGDVLAGLNNLRNIIFIIALIVMAIGMAVAIILGKSISKPIMELDEIIERLAKYDLTLDDNSKVIKYLNRKDEIGTISIALTTMQKNFVALIKAIGNTAQQVASSSEELTATSHQSATAADEVARTIEEIAQGAGDQAKDTENGVEHINELGKLLEKEQQYIEDLNISANEVTRLKDEGFVILKDLVEKTEISNKSAKEIHDVIINTDESATKIENASKMIKNIAEQTNLLALNAAIEAARAGEAGRGFAVVAEEIRKLAEESNKFTEEIAGIIKELTDKTEYAVNTMEEVGKTVASQTQSVKLTNDKFKGIDSAIEAMKGIIVQINESSQVMEGKKSEMIGIIENLSAISQENAAGTEEASAAVEEQTASMEEIASASETLAQLAEEMQENIARFKY; from the coding sequence ATGACATTAAATTTATCCAAACGAATTACTTTGCTAATAATGGTACTTATTGCAGTGGTTTCTTTAGGATTAGGTATAACTGCAATAAAACTTAGCTCTGATGCTGTTAGAACTGAAGTAGAAAATGCCCTTCTACTTCTTGCTGAAGAAGCTGACGACTATATCGAAGCTAGAATACAAGGAAGCCTTGATGTTTTAGAAACGATAGCCAATTATAATGCTATGAGGAGTATGGATTGGGAGGAGCAAAAGGAGACTTTAGCCTTAGAGCTTGAAAGGCTGCACCATAGGGGATATTTAGGAATGGGGATTGTTTTTCCTAATGGAACTGCCAAGTACAGTGATGATAGTGAGGCTGAATTAGGGGATCGAGAATATGTAAGGAAAGCCTTTAGAGGGGAAAGCAATGTTTCTGATGTAATTATTAGCAGAGTTACCAACTCGGCAGTATTGATGTATGCAGTACCTATCTATAGCTTTGAGGGAGAGATAGAAGGGGTATTGATAGCCCGATTGCCAGCAAGTTCGATTAATGATGTAACAGACAGAATGGGCTTTGGAGAAAATGGGTATGCCTATGTCCTGGGAGCTGATGGTACCATTTATGCCCATCCTAATAGAGAAAATGTTATGAATCAAAGAAATATATTTGAAGATATAGAAAGTGATGGAGTATTTAAAAATGTGGGATTAGCCATAAGAGACCTTGAACTAGGAAAATCTAGCGTCATTCATTATGAGGCTTCTGGGAGTCCTAGATACATGGGGATTTCCACTATAGATAGTACAGGATGGGTTGTTGGTATTGGTGCCCATGAAGGTGATGTTCTAGCTGGGTTAAATAATTTAAGGAATATAATTTTTATAATTGCTTTAATAGTTATGGCAATAGGGATGGCAGTGGCAATTATTTTAGGAAAATCCATATCAAAACCCATTATGGAGCTAGACGAAATCATCGAAAGATTAGCTAAATATGATTTGACCTTGGATGACAATAGTAAAGTAATAAAGTATTTAAATAGAAAGGATGAGATAGGAACTATAAGCATAGCATTGACGACGATGCAGAAAAACTTTGTTGCCTTAATTAAAGCTATAGGGAACACCGCTCAACAGGTGGCATCATCATCAGAAGAACTTACGGCCACAAGTCATCAATCGGCTACAGCAGCAGATGAAGTGGCTAGAACGATAGAAGAAATAGCACAGGGCGCAGGTGACCAGGCGAAGGATACGGAAAATGGTGTAGAACATATCAATGAGTTAGGTAAACTATTGGAGAAGGAACAACAATATATCGAGGATTTAAATATTTCTGCCAATGAAGTAACTAGACTAAAGGATGAAGGTTTTGTGATTTTAAAGGATTTAGTAGAGAAGACAGAAATCAGCAATAAATCAGCAAAGGAAATACATGATGTTATTATAAATACCGATGAAAGTGCAACAAAAATAGAAAATGCCAGCAAAATGATTAAAAATATAGCAGAACAAACCAACCTATTAGCACTGAATGCAGCTATAGAAGCAGCTAGAGCAGGGGAAGCTGGACGGGGCTTTGCTGTTGTAGCGGAGGAAATACGAAAGCTAGCAGAAGAATCCAATAAATTTACAGAAGAAATCGCGGGTATCATTAAAGAATTAACGGATAAAACAGAATATGCAGTTAACACAATGGAAGAGGTGGGTAAAACTGTAGCATCTCAAACACAAAGTGTAAAGTTAACCAATGATAAATTTAAAGGCATTGATAGTGCAATTGAGGCAATGAAGGGGATAATAGTACAAATCAATGAATCATCCCAGGTGATGGAAGGTAAAAAAAGTGAAATGATAGGGATTATTGAAAATCTATCGGCTATATCCCAAGAGAATGCAGCTGGAACGGAGGAAGCCTCTGCTGCTGTTGAAGAACAAACTGCCTCCATGGAGGAAATAGCCAGTGCCAGTGAAACACTAGCACAATTAGCAGAGGAAATGCAGGAGAATATTGCTAGGTTTAAATATTAA
- a CDS encoding glycyl-radical enzyme activating protein translates to MQKGIVFNIQKYSLHDGPGIRTTVFLKGCPLNCWWCHNPESKNLGKQLIFVKSRCIGCGLCSNRCHNSAIDLIKESNNIDRQKCENCGMCAEACPTNAMELIGKEMTIEEVMKEIEKDRVFYEESKGGVTFSGGEPLVQWEFLYELLKKCKQQGISTAVDTSGFTSWNILEKISKLTDLFLYDLKHMKEEEHQRFTGVSNMTILNNLNKLALIHPNIHIRIPIIPGINNDEENIGATGKFISSLGLNRVSILPYHHVGMDKYNRIEEIYKIPEILEPSDEEMQGIAKVLKTFKLNVMIGG, encoded by the coding sequence TTGCAAAAGGGAATTGTTTTTAACATACAAAAATATTCTTTACATGATGGACCAGGAATTAGAACAACAGTTTTTCTTAAGGGATGTCCTTTGAACTGCTGGTGGTGTCATAATCCTGAGAGCAAAAACCTAGGAAAACAGCTTATATTTGTAAAAAGCCGATGTATAGGATGTGGACTTTGTTCCAATAGGTGTCATAATTCTGCTATAGACCTAATAAAAGAAAGCAATAACATTGATAGACAAAAATGTGAGAATTGTGGCATGTGTGCTGAAGCATGTCCTACAAATGCTATGGAATTGATTGGAAAAGAAATGACGATTGAAGAAGTAATGAAGGAGATAGAGAAGGATAGGGTTTTTTATGAGGAGTCCAAAGGGGGGGTAACCTTTTCTGGAGGTGAACCTTTGGTACAGTGGGAATTTCTATATGAACTTTTAAAAAAATGCAAACAACAGGGAATTTCCACAGCAGTAGACACTTCAGGATTTACAAGCTGGAATATTCTTGAGAAAATTAGCAAGTTAACAGATTTATTTTTATATGACTTAAAGCATATGAAGGAAGAAGAGCATCAGAGATTTACTGGTGTATCTAATATGACTATACTTAACAATCTAAACAAGCTTGCTTTAATACATCCCAATATTCATATTCGGATACCCATAATACCGGGAATCAATAATGATGAGGAAAACATTGGAGCTACAGGTAAATTTATTTCTTCTTTAGGCTTAAATAGGGTGAGTATTTTACCATATCACCACGTTGGTATGGATAAATATAATAGAATAGAAGAAATATATAAAATTCCAGAAATATTGGAACCTTCTGATGAAGAGATGCAAGGGATTGCAAAGGTTTTAAAAACCTTTAAATTAAATGTAATGATAGGAGGCTAA
- the hypD gene encoding trans-4-hydroxy-L-proline dehydratase codes for MERQLRGMNERVQKLRYQSETTPPSISIERAVLVTEAYKEYEGKVSIPVLRALTFKHLMENKTICINEDELIVGERGEKPQSAPNYPELCCHTLEDLKIMHDRKKISFFVSEEVSRTQKEKIIPYWQGRSIRDLIFNEMTDEWKDCYEAGIFTEFMEQRAPGHTVGDDKIFKKGFLDFKKEIKEQLENLDYYNDPEVYEKQEQLKAMDICIDAIIIFAKRYAEKARELAEKEENPNRKKELQKIADICTRVPANPPQNFWEALQAYWFIHLGVITELNTWDAFCPGRLDQHLYPFYKKGIEDGTLTYEKAKELLQCFWVKFNNQPAPPKVGITLQESGTYTDFANINIGGLKIDGSDGVNEVSYLLLEVIDEMRLLQPSSNVQVSKKSPDYFIKKAGEVIRKGWGQPSVFNADAVIEELLRQGKSIEDARCGGTSGCVETGAFGKESYILTGYFNLTKILEITLNNGIDPKSDKKIGVETGDPEDFHSFDELMEAFKRQVQHFVDIKIRGNNIIEKLYANYMPAPFLSIIIDDCIKNGKDYNCGGARYNTNYIQGVGIGSITDSLSGIHYHVFDKQTLSMKELLEVLKKNFEGKEEVRQLFLNKTPRYGNDDDYADDIMIKVFNSFYEAVNGRRSMRGGIYRINMLPTTCHVYFGSVIGATPDGRRGGSPLSEGISPVQGTDRKGPTAVIKSAAKMDHLKTGGTLLNQKFTPRLLADEKGIENLTYLIRAYFKLDGHHIQFNVADANTLKKAQKNPEAYGDLIVRVAGYSDYFNNLNKGLQDEIIGRTEHESF; via the coding sequence ATGGAAAGACAATTAAGGGGAATGAATGAAAGAGTTCAAAAGTTAAGATATCAAAGTGAAACAACACCTCCAAGTATTTCTATAGAAAGGGCAGTGTTGGTGACGGAGGCTTATAAAGAATATGAAGGAAAGGTTTCTATACCAGTTCTTAGGGCATTGACCTTTAAACATCTGATGGAAAATAAGACAATATGCATCAATGAAGATGAACTTATTGTTGGTGAAAGAGGGGAAAAACCTCAATCGGCTCCAAACTATCCAGAACTGTGCTGTCACACCTTAGAAGATTTAAAGATTATGCATGATAGAAAAAAGATATCCTTTTTTGTTAGCGAAGAGGTAAGTAGAACCCAGAAAGAAAAAATAATCCCTTATTGGCAGGGAAGATCTATTCGAGACTTAATATTTAATGAGATGACGGATGAGTGGAAGGATTGTTATGAGGCCGGTATATTTACAGAATTTATGGAACAAAGAGCTCCTGGCCATACAGTGGGAGATGATAAGATTTTTAAAAAAGGTTTTCTAGATTTTAAAAAAGAGATAAAAGAACAATTAGAAAATCTTGATTATTACAATGATCCTGAAGTCTACGAAAAGCAAGAACAACTGAAGGCGATGGATATCTGTATAGATGCTATCATAATCTTTGCTAAGCGTTATGCTGAAAAAGCTAGGGAGTTAGCTGAAAAAGAGGAAAATCCTAACCGGAAAAAAGAGTTACAAAAGATAGCAGACATATGTACCCGTGTGCCAGCAAATCCTCCACAAAACTTCTGGGAAGCATTACAAGCCTATTGGTTTATTCATCTAGGGGTAATTACAGAGCTAAACACATGGGATGCCTTTTGTCCAGGAAGACTTGATCAACACTTATATCCTTTTTATAAAAAAGGTATAGAGGACGGGACATTAACCTATGAAAAGGCAAAGGAGCTTTTACAGTGTTTTTGGGTGAAGTTTAACAATCAACCAGCACCTCCAAAGGTGGGAATTACCCTGCAGGAAAGTGGAACCTATACGGATTTTGCCAACATCAACATAGGTGGATTAAAAATAGATGGTTCAGATGGAGTGAATGAAGTCTCTTACCTGTTATTAGAAGTCATTGATGAAATGAGACTATTGCAGCCCAGCTCCAATGTGCAAGTAAGCAAGAAGAGTCCCGATTACTTTATCAAGAAAGCTGGGGAGGTTATTCGTAAGGGATGGGGTCAGCCTTCTGTATTTAATGCAGATGCCGTTATAGAGGAACTGTTACGGCAAGGGAAATCTATTGAGGATGCAAGGTGTGGCGGCACCAGTGGCTGTGTGGAAACAGGAGCCTTTGGCAAGGAAAGCTATATTTTGACAGGATATTTTAACTTAACAAAGATACTAGAAATTACTTTGAACAATGGTATTGATCCAAAGAGTGATAAAAAAATAGGTGTTGAAACTGGGGATCCAGAAGATTTTCATTCTTTTGATGAACTAATGGAAGCTTTTAAAAGACAGGTACAGCATTTTGTTGATATAAAAATTAGAGGAAATAATATCATCGAGAAGTTATATGCAAACTATATGCCGGCACCATTTTTATCTATCATTATTGATGATTGTATTAAAAACGGAAAAGATTACAATTGTGGAGGTGCTAGATATAATACCAACTATATTCAAGGTGTAGGAATTGGTAGTATTACCGATAGTTTATCAGGTATTCATTATCATGTTTTTGATAAGCAAACTTTGTCTATGAAGGAATTACTAGAGGTCTTAAAGAAAAATTTTGAAGGAAAAGAAGAAGTAAGACAGCTGTTTTTAAATAAAACACCGCGATATGGTAATGATGATGATTATGCTGATGATATTATGATCAAGGTGTTTAATAGTTTTTATGAAGCTGTTAATGGAAGAAGGTCTATGCGGGGAGGAATCTATCGTATCAATATGCTACCTACCACATGTCATGTCTATTTTGGTTCTGTTATAGGTGCAACTCCTGATGGTAGAAGGGGGGGTTCCCCTCTATCGGAGGGAATTTCCCCAGTACAGGGAACTGACAGAAAAGGTCCTACAGCTGTTATAAAATCAGCAGCAAAAATGGATCATCTAAAAACTGGAGGTACACTATTAAACCAAAAATTCACCCCTCGATTATTGGCAGATGAAAAGGGTATAGAAAATTTAACCTATTTAATCCGGGCCTACTTTAAGCTGGATGGTCATCATATACAGTTCAATGTAGCTGATGCAAATACACTGAAAAAAGCACAAAAAAACCCTGAAGCTTATGGTGATTTAATTGTACGAGTTGCAGGATATAGTGATTATTTTAATAACTTGAATAAAGGACTGCAGGATGAAATTATTGGTAGAACAGAACATGAAAGCTTTTAA
- a CDS encoding M24 family metallopeptidase → MKNIALEKLCKEMSNQGINGFMLGVSTDLEYFTGFHPKSCSRFQALFVMDNGKKFYIVPEILQEEAIEVLPESTTIVSWADDEYFLKKLSTAVDEFGLNNKVIAVNEGIKAIDLLDIQNIMKAKFHNGKDILEKIRVRKTAEEIHNLREAAKLADAVMEDLTKYIRPGIQEKDIKKKIEELFSQKGADELAFDPIIASGPNSSKPHYNDAQRYIQEEDIIILDFGCRYKGYCSDISRTLFVGGATPKQKDIYNIIYRANAEAKEMVKPGITAETVDKAARTIIKDAGYGQYFLCRTGHGIGMAVHESPYIKTGNQEILQEGMAFSIEPGIYLSGQFGMRIEDIVVVTDNGVEVLNQFPRELIVL, encoded by the coding sequence ATGAAGAACATAGCATTAGAAAAATTATGTAAAGAAATGTCAAACCAAGGGATTAATGGATTTATGCTAGGTGTTTCTACAGATTTAGAGTACTTTACAGGATTTCATCCTAAAAGCTGTTCAAGATTTCAAGCTTTATTTGTAATGGACAATGGAAAGAAGTTTTATATTGTTCCAGAAATACTACAGGAAGAAGCAATTGAGGTATTACCAGAATCAACCACTATAGTTTCTTGGGCAGATGATGAATATTTTTTAAAAAAGCTTTCTACAGCAGTAGATGAATTTGGTTTAAACAATAAAGTCATAGCAGTTAATGAAGGAATTAAAGCAATAGATTTATTAGATATACAAAATATCATGAAGGCAAAGTTTCATAATGGTAAAGATATCTTAGAAAAAATAAGGGTTCGAAAAACTGCTGAAGAAATCCACAATTTAAGAGAAGCTGCAAAGCTAGCAGATGCTGTGATGGAGGATTTAACAAAATATATACGACCTGGAATACAGGAAAAAGATATAAAGAAAAAAATTGAAGAACTATTTTCACAAAAAGGAGCAGATGAACTAGCCTTTGATCCTATCATAGCTTCAGGACCCAATAGTTCTAAGCCCCACTATAATGATGCTCAACGCTATATTCAAGAAGAAGATATTATTATTCTAGATTTTGGTTGTAGATACAAAGGCTATTGTTCAGATATCTCAAGAACCCTATTTGTAGGAGGGGCAACACCTAAACAAAAAGATATTTATAATATCATTTATCGTGCTAATGCAGAAGCTAAAGAGATGGTGAAACCTGGCATTACTGCAGAGACTGTTGATAAAGCTGCAAGAACAATCATAAAGGATGCAGGATATGGTCAGTATTTCTTATGTCGTACAGGTCACGGGATAGGTATGGCAGTCCATGAAAGTCCCTACATAAAAACAGGCAACCAGGAGATTCTTCAAGAAGGAATGGCCTTTAGTATAGAGCCAGGTATTTATCTAAGTGGACAGTTCGGTATGAGAATAGAAGATATTGTAGTAGTGACAGACAATGGTGTAGAGGTGTTAAATCAGTTTCCTAGAGAACTAATTGTTCTATAA
- a CDS encoding aspartate carbamoyltransferase regulatory subunit: MLKVTSIQKGIVIDHITSGKGLKIFEKLCLDKVDTPVVLLMKVPSKQLGKKDMIKIQDIIDIDLTVLGLIDPSITINIIDNDHIIAKRNIEIPQKVTGLFKCKNPRCITSVDDYAESEFTLVPNGKIQYKCNYCEELTEYKL; encoded by the coding sequence ATGTTAAAGGTAACCAGTATTCAAAAGGGAATTGTTATTGATCATATTACTTCAGGTAAAGGTTTGAAAATTTTTGAAAAGCTTTGTTTAGATAAGGTAGATACACCAGTTGTACTGTTAATGAAGGTCCCCAGTAAACAACTAGGCAAAAAGGATATGATTAAGATTCAGGATATCATTGATATTGATTTAACCGTTCTAGGATTAATTGACCCCAGCATCACCATCAATATTATTGACAATGACCATATTATAGCAAAAAGAAATATTGAAATACCTCAAAAAGTAACGGGGCTATTTAAATGTAAAAACCCAAGATGTATTACTTCAGTAGATGATTATGCAGAATCAGAGTTTACTTTAGTACCTAATGGAAAGATTCAATATAAATGTAACTATTGTGAAGAGTTAACGGAATATAAGCTATAA
- the pyrB gene encoding aspartate carbamoyltransferase: MSLKGRHVIDPNDLTLEEIQEVVDLGLKIYSNPSAYAEICKGKILGTLFYEASTRTRLSFESAMLRLGGSILGFSDASTTSVKKGETIADTIRVMDDYADILVMRHPREGAPKLASQYATVPLINGGDGGHQHPTQTLTDLITIKHYKGEIKNLKVALCGDLLFGRTVHSLLKTLSRYEGMKFILISPPELKVPYHLKNEILENYDVEIVETNCLETHMPEIDLLYMTRIQKERFFNEEDYVKLKDSYIVNRDKLQNAKEDMLILHPLPRVNEINYDVDTDPRGKYFEQARLGIYVRMALIALLTGVIEVC; encoded by the coding sequence ATGAGTTTAAAAGGTAGACATGTGATTGATCCTAATGACTTAACCCTAGAAGAAATTCAGGAAGTTGTTGATTTAGGCTTGAAAATTTATAGTAATCCTTCAGCATATGCCGAGATATGTAAAGGAAAAATATTAGGCACCTTATTTTATGAAGCCAGTACCCGTACTCGATTAAGCTTTGAATCGGCTATGCTTAGATTAGGAGGAAGTATCCTGGGCTTCTCCGATGCCAGTACTACTTCTGTTAAAAAAGGTGAAACCATTGCCGATACCATTCGTGTCATGGATGACTATGCAGATATTTTAGTGATGCGCCATCCTAGAGAAGGTGCTCCAAAGCTTGCCTCTCAATATGCTACTGTACCCCTCATTAATGGCGGTGATGGCGGTCATCAGCATCCCACCCAAACCCTCACAGATCTTATCACCATCAAACACTATAAGGGTGAAATTAAAAACCTTAAAGTTGCCCTTTGCGGTGATCTCTTGTTTGGTCGAACTGTTCACTCCCTATTAAAAACCTTAAGTAGATATGAAGGTATGAAGTTTATTCTAATCTCTCCTCCAGAATTGAAAGTTCCTTATCATCTTAAAAATGAAATTCTGGAAAATTATGATGTTGAAATTGTTGAAACCAATTGTTTAGAAACCCATATGCCAGAAATAGATCTTCTTTATATGACTAGAATTCAAAAAGAGAGGTTTTTTAACGAAGAGGATTATGTAAAGTTAAAGGATAGTTATATTGTCAATAGGGATAAGCTGCAAAATGCCAAAGAAGATATGTTAATTCTTCATCCCCTACCCAGGGTCAATGAAATTAACTATGATGTTGATACAGATCCTAGAGGTAAATATTTTGAACAGGCAAGGTTGGGTATTTATGTAAGAATGGCATTGATTGCACTACTTACGGGGGTGATTGAAGTATGTTAA
- a CDS encoding ADP-ribosylglycohydrolase family protein, which translates to MYHLSLEELYNFLIEETNMPKFMDFNENVSLLPISSVEYRDKIRGAMVSLALGDAYGSHLEGQLPQEVEYINSFLKGDRNAASISITDDTEMAIMLAESLIIHQDFHPEDIANRFIRQPITQVGNTIKDFITNYRDRKIPWYTSGCESAGNGAAVRCPPIALINYGDFTSLKLMAGIQASITHMDQMAIASSIVHSTAIAYLINLPPFRLKDKEDLYKFIAACGKSIKGIETKVYPTRKNCQIANLYTRINIELMEAIEKDLAVDEVQEKWGSGAYVLESLPYALYVFLKSPNDYEKILKQCLLARDTDTVASLALTLIGAYLGLNNIPKGYVSKLRNLDEILALSDRLFELSLKNKNNNPYRRMRETITDSKCQDEIDKLMWQGIKYNKQDKYQEAVKYFEDLIVKYPEAKKNDKIKLHIIEAYEGLGTKLLGEEAYEDALRCFKKALGYDLNHPVILCDLAITYLNLDDLGKAERYARRSVEIAPEYEIGREVLEAITSLKKKN; encoded by the coding sequence ATGTATCATTTATCTTTAGAGGAACTATATAACTTCTTAATAGAAGAAACTAACATGCCTAAATTTATGGACTTTAATGAAAATGTTTCCCTCCTGCCTATTTCCAGTGTTGAATACCGAGATAAGATCCGAGGAGCTATGGTGAGTCTTGCCTTAGGGGATGCCTATGGTAGTCATTTAGAGGGACAGCTTCCTCAGGAGGTAGAATACATCAATAGTTTTTTAAAGGGAGATCGAAATGCAGCCTCCATCAGTATTACTGATGATACGGAAATGGCCATTATGTTGGCAGAATCCCTCATCATTCATCAAGACTTTCATCCAGAGGATATCGCCAATCGATTTATTAGACAACCTATTACACAAGTAGGGAATACCATTAAAGATTTTATTACAAATTATCGGGATCGAAAAATACCCTGGTATACTAGTGGTTGTGAATCTGCCGGCAATGGCGCAGCAGTCCGATGCCCACCTATAGCCCTTATTAATTATGGAGACTTTACCTCCTTAAAGCTTATGGCGGGGATACAGGCGTCTATCACCCATATGGACCAAATGGCCATAGCCTCCAGTATTGTCCATAGTACTGCCATAGCCTATTTAATAAATTTACCTCCTTTTCGATTGAAGGACAAAGAAGATCTTTATAAATTTATAGCTGCCTGTGGGAAAAGCATTAAAGGGATAGAAACTAAAGTATATCCCACAAGGAAAAACTGTCAAATTGCCAATCTATATACAAGGATTAATATAGAACTGATGGAGGCTATTGAAAAGGACTTAGCTGTGGATGAAGTCCAAGAAAAATGGGGAAGTGGTGCTTATGTACTGGAATCTTTACCCTATGCCCTCTATGTGTTTTTAAAAAGCCCTAATGACTATGAAAAAATACTAAAACAATGTTTGTTGGCGAGGGATACTGATACTGTAGCTAGCTTGGCTCTAACCTTAATAGGAGCTTACTTAGGTCTAAACAATATACCTAAGGGGTATGTCAGTAAATTAAGGAATTTAGATGAAATATTGGCTTTATCTGATCGTTTGTTTGAGCTATCCCTGAAAAACAAGAACAACAATCCCTATAGACGTATGCGGGAAACCATCACAGACTCTAAGTGTCAGGATGAAATTGATAAGCTCATGTGGCAGGGAATTAAGTACAATAAACAGGACAAATATCAAGAGGCAGTAAAATATTTTGAAGATCTCATAGTAAAATATCCTGAAGCTAAGAAAAACGACAAAATAAAGCTTCATATTATCGAAGCCTACGAGGGTCTTGGCACCAAGCTTTTAGGTGAGGAAGCCTATGAGGATGCCTTAAGATGCTTCAAAAAAGCATTGGGTTACGACTTAAATCACCCTGTTATTCTATGTGATTTAGCTATTACTTATCTCAACCTCGATGATTTAGGTAAAGCAGAAAGGTATGCCCGGCGGTCGGTAGAAATAGCTCCAGAATATGAAATTGGTAGAGAGGTGTTGGAGGCTATTACAAGTCTCAAAAAGAAAAATTAA
- a CDS encoding MFS transporter, translating to MFGLPKNLGLKKDIWVLLSSILIVHIAAYLIVPIFPILLKNIKNLTPSEVGLVIGAGSLFIQLGSIIAGIIADRIGNKLTIVIGNGMQFIALFGLGLSTSTTALVLFSSLNGVGTGIYVPTTKAAISYLAREDNTTTAFSLRAVFANVGTSIAGIFVLFFASNVNFYGGAVIYGFLMILSWILLPEGCGGQPCPTLPFREYINIFKHRTFIIFSLISALIWGIHTQLGLLLPLRGEAILNNPNRIGIIWTITSVIVIFVQPIISRGFLEKRSPILALIMGTLLLGVGIALIGWATTFSFLLICSTIFIVGQMFMMPTLDNITKLIADPNLLGAYFAVANFASGIGGALGAFASGRLVDTYGIVDSPIPWLIYGLLSGIVAFLLSLPSMRTINKK from the coding sequence ATGTTTGGACTTCCTAAAAATCTAGGATTGAAAAAAGACATATGGGTACTTTTATCTTCCATATTAATTGTGCACATTGCAGCCTATTTAATTGTACCTATTTTTCCCATTTTATTAAAAAATATAAAGAATTTAACTCCTTCTGAAGTAGGATTGGTAATAGGGGCTGGCTCCTTATTCATCCAGCTTGGTAGTATTATTGCTGGGATCATTGCCGATAGAATCGGAAACAAATTAACCATCGTGATAGGAAATGGTATGCAATTTATTGCACTCTTTGGTCTAGGCTTATCCACTTCTACTACAGCCTTAGTTCTATTTTCATCTTTAAATGGTGTAGGAACTGGCATTTATGTTCCTACCACCAAGGCTGCTATCTCTTATTTAGCTAGGGAGGATAATACAACTACTGCCTTTTCCCTACGGGCAGTATTTGCCAATGTCGGTACCAGTATAGCAGGTATTTTTGTCTTGTTTTTTGCAAGCAATGTTAACTTTTATGGAGGTGCCGTTATTTATGGTTTTCTTATGATTTTATCTTGGATTTTATTGCCTGAAGGATGTGGGGGTCAACCCTGTCCCACCTTGCCTTTTAGGGAATATATCAATATATTTAAACATAGAACCTTTATCATTTTTAGTCTTATCTCCGCTTTAATATGGGGAATTCATACACAACTGGGTTTGTTACTTCCTTTAAGAGGGGAGGCTATTTTAAATAACCCTAATAGGATAGGTATTATTTGGACAATTACCAGTGTTATAGTTATTTTTGTACAGCCAATCATCTCTAGAGGTTTTTTGGAAAAACGTTCACCAATACTAGCACTTATTATGGGAACTCTTCTATTGGGTGTTGGTATTGCTTTGATTGGCTGGGCTACAACCTTTTCATTTTTGTTAATATGTTCTACTATCTTTATAGTTGGACAGATGTTTATGATGCCCACACTAGATAATATAACAAAATTAATTGCTGATCCCAATTTATTGGGAGCTTACTTCGCTGTGGCAAACTTTGCTTCTGGCATTGGTGGAGCTTTAGGAGCTTTTGCCAGTGGAAGATTGGTGGATACCTATGGTATTGTAGATTCTCCTATACCCTGGTTAATCTATGGGCTACTAAGTGGGATTGTTGCATTTTTATTAAGTCTACCATCTATGAGGACTATCAACAAAAAGTAA